GTCACCGCTGGAGTCCATCCTGCGGGGTGAGGGGTGGTACAACGGGCTGCAGGCGTATGCCGACTCGAAGCTGGCCAATATTCTATTCACATTCGTGCTGGCGCGCCGGCTGGAAGGGAAGGGGGTCACAGCGAACGCCATGCACCCCGGCATCATTGCCACGCGGATCTGGGACCGGAATCGGGACCCGCTCAGCCTTATCATGCGGCTCATGAAGCCGTTCCGCCCATCGGCGCGGCGTGGCGCGAAGGCGGTAGTGCACCTGGCTCTGGATCCGGGGGTGAGGGGCGTGACGGGCCGCTACTTTCACCGCGGAAGGGAGCGGCGGGCCGCGCGGGCCGCGTATGACCAAGATTTGGCAGAGCAGCTCTGGCAGGTGAGCGCACGGCTCACGGGGCTCACGGCCCCGGCGTAGCAGGCTTCTTCGCGACCGGCTCGCTAACCGAGTCTGGTGCGCCGGACTCACCCTGGCGCGAGGGGAGGATCCGCGGCATCCTTTCCGCGGGCGCGTCCGTGACGTCCGGCTGGCCAGGCGCCCTGCCGGGGAGCGGCGCGAGGCCAATCTCTTCCTGGAAAAGGCGAGGCCATGAAGGAGCTGTATGCGGAGATCGACATCGAGGCCTCTGCCGAGCGAGTCTGGCAGGTGCTGACGGACTTCGCGGCCTACCCGGAATGGAACCCCTTCATGCGCTCGATTTCCGGGACTCTCGAGCAAGGGGGAGGTTCAGGGTGCGGATGCAGCCGGCGGACCGCCGACCCATGACGTTTGGGCCGCGGCTGCTGGAAGTGAGGCCGCCCACGCGGCTGGGCTGGCTGGGGCACTTCCTGGTGCCCGGGGTGTTCGACGGCCGGCACAGCTTCGAGATCATACCCGGCCCGCACCACCACCTGACGTTCGTGCAGCGCGAGCGGTTCACGGGGGTGCTGGTGTCGCTCCTGGCCAATGTCGTCGAGCATAACACGCTGCGGTCGTTCCACGAGATGAACGCGGCGCTCAAGGTGCGAGCGGAGGGTGGAGCGCAGGCTCCATGATGGATTTCAGGCGGGGAGAGGATCCGGCATTGGCGGCGCGGTGCACCTTTCCCAGATCCTGGCTATACGGGAACGAATCCAGGTTGGGAAGTAGCTTCCATCACTCGATGACGATGGGTAAGGGGATCCCTTTCGCTCTCCACTGGAACTGTGGAGAATGTCCGTGAATCGGGCGTTGGCCTGGCTGCCTGCCGTGCTCGCCGCGGCTGTGGTGGCGGCGGCGCCCGCTGAGGGGCAGCAGCCGCCCGGTGCGCGCGACTTCCACACGCGCTACCTCGAGCTGGTCAGTGCCGCGGGGCCAACGGACAGCGCGCGGCTGGATCGGCTGTTCTCGCTGCACTGGGAGTACACGAACACCGAATTTCCGGAGCATGCGACGTACGTAGGCTACCCGGGGCAGAACGGCCGCTGGACCGATCTGTCGCTGGCGGCCATCGAGCGGCGCAAACGGGAGCTGCGGGACCCGCTGCTGGTGCTGGAATCGATTGAGCGGTCGCGGCTGAGCGAGCGGGACCGCCTGAATTACGACCTGTTCCGGCGCAACCTCGAGGAGGCGCTCGAGGGCGCGCGCTTTCCGTCCGAGTACCTGGCCCTGACCCAGCTTGGCGGGCCGCAATACCTGGCGGACGTTATCCAGGCCATGCCCGCGGCGTCGGTGCGCGATTACGAGGACATGGTGGCGCGGCTCGAGCGGCTGCCTGCGGTGGTGGACCAAACCATTGTGCTGGTAGGGAAGGGGGTAGCCGCGGGCGTCACGCCGCCGCGCATCACGCTGCGGGACGTGCCCTCGCAAGTGCGCGGGCTGATCGGCGAGGATCCGATGGCGACGCCGCTCCTGGCGCCGTTCGCCCGTTTCCCGCCAGGGATTCCGGCGCGGGAGCAGGCAAGGCTGCGCGCCGCGGCGGCGCGGGCGTACACCGAGCGGGTGCGGCCAGCGTATCAGCGGCTGCTGGAGTATCTGACGACGAGCTACCTGCCGCGCACGCGCGAGTCGATTGCGGCGACGTCGCTTCCGGAGGGCGTGGCCTGGTACGCCTACAACGTGCGGGTACAGACCACCACGAACCGGACGCCCGCCGAGATCCACGCGCTGGGGCTGGCGGAGGTGAAGCGGATCCGTGCGGAGATGGACAGCCTGATCCGCGCGACGGGGTTCCAGGGCGGCTTTGTGGAGTTCACCCAGTTCCTGCGCACGGACCCGCAGTTCTTCTACGCGGATTCGGCCAGCCTGGTTCGGGGGTACCGGGACATTGCCAAGC
This is a stretch of genomic DNA from Gemmatimonadota bacterium. It encodes these proteins:
- a CDS encoding SRPBCC family protein — encoded protein: MKELYAEIDIEASAERVWQVLTDFAAYPEWNPFMRSISGTLEQGGGSGCGCSRRTADP
- a CDS encoding SRPBCC domain-containing protein yields the protein MTFGPRLLEVRPPTRLGWLGHFLVPGVFDGRHSFEIIPGPHHHLTFVQRERFTGVLVSLLANVVEHNTLRSFHEMNAALKVRAEGGAQAP
- a CDS encoding DUF885 domain-containing protein; the protein is MSVNRALAWLPAVLAAAVVAAAPAEGQQPPGARDFHTRYLELVSAAGPTDSARLDRLFSLHWEYTNTEFPEHATYVGYPGQNGRWTDLSLAAIERRKRELRDPLLVLESIERSRLSERDRLNYDLFRRNLEEALEGARFPSEYLALTQLGGPQYLADVIQAMPAASVRDYEDMVARLERLPAVVDQTIVLVGKGVAAGVTPPRITLRDVPSQVRGLIGEDPMATPLLAPFARFPPGIPAREQARLRAAAARAYTERVRPAYQRLLEYLTTSYLPRTRESIAATSLPEGVAWYAYNVRVQTTTNRTPAEIHALGLAEVKRIRAEMDSLIRATGFQGGFVEFTQFLRTDPQFFYADSASLVRGYRDIAKRIDPELVKLFGRLPRLPYGVTTIPSYAAKSQTTAYYQPGSLEAGRAGKFFVNTYALDTRPKWEMEALSAHEAVPGHHLQIALAQELENLPEFRRFGSTTAFVEGWALYSESLGPGLGLYQDAYSKFGQLTYEMWRAIRLVLDPGIHAFGWTRQQAIDYFKANSAKTEHDITVEVDRYIVWPGQALAYKSGELKIKELRAYAELELGAAFDVRRFHDQVLGEGALPLDVLEGRIREWVAAQKGAQRPK